One Calderihabitans maritimus genomic window, GACCCATGACTGCGATTTCCGCCGAAGGCCACGCAAATGCCTGGTCTGCTCCCAGCGCTTTGGCGCACATGGCCAGGTATGCTCCACCATATGCCTTGCGCAATACCAGAGTGAGCTTAGGTACCGTAGCTTCCGAGTAAGCATAAAGGAGCTTCGCCCCGTGACGAATTATTCCTCCATACTCCTGTTCCGTCCCCGGCAGATATCCCGGTGTATCCACTAGAGTCAGCAATGGTATGTTAAACGCATCGCAAAACCGTACAAACCGGGAAGCCTTGTCGGAAGCATTGATATCCAGGCACCCCGCCAGTACTTTCGGCTGATTGGCTATAATCCCTACGGTCCTACCGTTCAACCGTCCAAATCCTATGATTATGTTCTGCGCCCAACCCTGGTGGATTTCAAAGAAATCCCCGTTATCAATTATCGGCACTATTACGTCGCGCACGTCGTATGGTTTGTTGGGATCGTCGGGAACGACTTCCCGTAATCCCTCGTCGCAACGATCGACGGGATCGGTGCATTCCACAACCGGTGGATCTTCCAGGTTATTGGACGGTATAAAGCTCAACAACCGTTTAATCATCATTACGCACTCTTCTTCGCTTTGGGCCTGAAAATGGGCTACTCCGCTGATTTGATTATGGGTACGAGCTCCGCCTAGTTCCTCTACGCTTATCTCTTCTCCCGTTACTGCCTTTATAACCTGCGGACCGGTAATGAACATCTGACTGGTCCCTTCTACCATGAAAATATAGTCCGTCAGGGCAGGCGAGTAGACTGCACCACCTGCGCAGGGACCCATGATCACCGATATTTGCGGTATAACACCGGAAGCCAGGGTATTTCGCTTGAATATCTCGCCGTATCCGTTTAAAGCATCTACTCCTTCCTGTATGCGGGCGCCTCCGGAGTCGTTCATTCCAATTACCGGAGCACCCATCTTCATGGCCATATCAAGTACTTTACAGATCTTAGCAGCATGCATTTCTCCTAAGGTTCCGCCTATCACCGTGAAGTCTTGGGCATATACATATACCAGCCTGCCGTCTATAGTACCGTAACCGGTAACTACTCCTTCCCCGGGAGCCTCCACCTGGTCCATACCAAACTCCGTGCAGCGGTGAGTAACAAATTGGTCTATTTCGACGAAACTCCCCTCATCTAGTAAAAGTTTTATTCTCTCCCGCGCGGTCAACTTTCCCGCCTCGTGCTGTTTTTTGACTCGTTTTTCGCCGCCACCCTGAAGGATCTTTGCTTTCTTCTCTGCCAGCAATTTTATCATGTCTTCCATTGCCACCTCTGTCACCTCCCGGCCTTAATCTCGTTCACATAACTCAATTAAAGTTCCGTGGGTAACTTTAGGGTGAAGAAAAGCAATTTTCGCTCCCCCGGCCCCGCGTCGAGGCTTTTCATCAATGAGCCTGATCCCCTCTTTCTTCAGTTCCTCCAGTTTTTCTTCAATGTTTTCCACCCTAAAGGCAATGTGCTGAATCCCCTCGCCGTTTTTTTCTATAAATTTCGCCACCGGGCCATCAGGTTCCGTAGATTCCAGAAGCTCAACCTCACTGTCGCCCACCGGCAGGAAAGCCACCTTAACTTTTTGTTCCGGAACTACTTCCGTTTCCGTTATTTTCAAACCCAAGACATCTTCATATAATTTCCGCGCCTCTTCAATACTTTTTACCGCTATCCCCACGTGGTCAATTTTCAATACCATAGACATCTCCCTCCTTGAACACCGTACTATTTCTCCTTTCAGCCCACCATTGCCTGGGGCAACTCACTCCTCAGAAGTGGAGCCTACATGTTCACGGATATATTTTATGATAGCAGAAGTCGGTGTACCCGGAGTGAAGACTTCGGCAATTCCTGCTTCCTTCAAATAAGGAATATCTTCCTCCGGTATGATGCCTCCACCAATTACCAACACGTCATGAATACCTTTCTCACGCAACAACTCCACCACCGGCGGGAAAAGATGCATATGGGCCCCGGATAAACTGCTTATGCCGATAACCTGGACGTCCTCTTGAATAGCTGTTTCCACTATTTGTTCCGGCGTCTGCCTCAGCCCGGTGTAGATAACCTCCATCCCGGCATCCCTTAAAGCCCGGGCAATAACCTTGGCTCCTCGGTCGTGGCCGTCCAGTCCTGCTTTAGCAATTAGAACCCGAATAGGTTTTTCGCTCACACCTGTCCCCTCCTCGCACTCGTCTTTTCTAAGATTTTAAGGGCTACACCACTATCTGCTGCTGGTACTCTCCGAAAACCTCCCGCAGCACATTACAAATTTCACCCAGGGTAGCATAAGCTTTAACCGCTTCCAAAATGGCCGGCATCAGATTCTCATCGCTGCAAGCGGCAGAACGCAAATGTTTCAACGCTTCTGCTACTTGTCTGGGATCTCTCTCTTCTTTTAGTTTTTTCAGTTTTTCAATCTGCCTTTCTACCACTGCCGGGTCAACTTTTAACAGCCCTTTGGGTGGTTCTTCCTTCATCTTAAATTTGTTAACGCCGATAACTACCTTTTCCCCACTCTCTACTGCCTGCTGGTATCGGTAAGCGCTATCTTGAATCTCCTTCTGCATATAACCTTTCTCAATGGCCTTCGGCGCTCCGCCCATTTTATCGATTTCCTCGATATATTTCCATACATTCTCTTCAATTTGATTAGTCAAAGATTCTATAAAGTAGGAGCCGCCCAGAGGATCGACCGTATCCGTTACCCCTATCTCGTGGGCAATGACCTGCTGGGTACGCAGCGCTATCAATACCGATTCCTCGCTGGGCAGAGCCAGAGCCTCATCGTAGGAGTTGGTATGCAGGGATTGGGTACCACCTAAAACAGCACTAAGAGCCTGGAATGCCACTCGTATAATATTAACGCTGGGTTGCTGAGCCGTCAGGGTGCATCCTGCCGTCTGAGTATGGAAGCGAAGCATCATGGACCTGGGGTTCTTAGCGCCGAATCTTTCTTTCATTATCTTTGCCCAAATCCGCCGAGCCGCCCGGAATTTAGCGATTTCTTCGAAAAAGTTTAAATGAGCATTGAAGAAGAAGGATAGGCGAGGTGCAAACTGGTCAACGTCCAGTCCTGCGTCAATTGCTGCTTGGACGTAAGCGATCCCGTTGGCCAGGGTAAAGGCTATTTCCTGAACGGCAGTGGACCCAGCCTCTCGAATGTGATAGCCGCTTATGCTAATGGTGTTCCAGTTAGGCACATTCTTGGCACAATAGGCAAAGATATCAGTAATCAACCGCATAGAAGGCCCCGGCGGGAAGATATATGTACCCCGGGCCACGTATTCTTTGAGAATGTCATTTTGGATAGTTCCCTTCAACTTATGAGGAGGCACACCCTGCTTTTCAGCTACCGCAATATACATAGCTAGAATAATGGCTGCAGGAGCATTAATGGTCATGGAGGTACTCACCTGGTCGAGGGGGATTCCATCAAACAGGGTCTCCATGTCCTGCAGGGAATCAATTGCCACGCCTACTTTCCCTACTTCTCCCCGTGCCAGCATATGGTCGGAATCGTATCCAATCTGAGTGGGAAGATCAAAAGCCACGCTCAGGCCCGTTTGTCCCTGTTCCAGCAGATATTTGAACCGCTGGTTAGTCTCTTCCGCCGTACCGAAACCGGCGTACTGCCGCATGGTCCACAGACGACCCCGGTACATAGTCGGCTGTACGCCGCGCGTAAAAGGATATTCACCGGGGAATCCTAGGTCCTCACCGTAATCGAAATCTTTTAATGATACAGGAGTATACAACCGTTCTATCGTAATCTTAGAATCCGTTTCAAACTCTTCCCTTCTTTCCGGGTAACGCTCTATCTTACTTTTTACCTGATCTTTCCATTTTTGCTCGCGACCTTCTAACTCTTCCAGCTTAGTTTTGTCAAACAACTTAACTCCCTCCTATTGCGCCCGGAATTCCAAGACTTCCCGCAATAACTGCGGTACCTCAAAGGGCAATTCGGCAACCCGCACTCCCGCTTCCGTCAGCGCCTTAACTTTACCTTCGAAAGTACCTTTGCCTCGCTCAATTATAGCTCCCGCATGTCCCATCCTCTTGCCCGGCGGCGCACTTTTACCGGCCAGGTAGGCCACTACCGGCTTGCTAATGTGCTCTTTTATAAAGGCAGCCGCTTCTTCCTCCGCTGAACCGCCAATTTCTCCCACCATTACTACCGCCTTCGTCTCTTCATCCTCCTCGAACTTTTCCAGCACATCCTTGAAATTAAGACCTACTACCCGGTCACCGCCCAACCCGACTACGGTGCTGGTGCCCATACCGGCGGCCTTAAGATTAGCTACTATTTCATAACTTAAGGTACCGCTCCGAGAAACCACGCCGACCTCCCCCGGAACAAAAAACTGGTTGGGCATAATTCCTATCTTGCACTTCCCGGAGGAGATGATTCCAAAAGTGTTGGGCCCTACAACCGTCACTCCTCTTCTCCGGGCAAAAGCAATGATTTCCATTTCATCATGGACAGGAATATGCTCAGTAATAATAACCACTACCTTAATACCCGCGTCGATGGCCTCAAAAGCCGCGTCCTTGGCAAAAGGGGCAGGTATAAACAACACTGAAGCATCGGCCCCGTGTTCCTCCATGGCCGCAGCTACCGTGTCGTACACCGGAACTCCTTCTACGGTTTGACCACCCTTACCCGGTGACACGCCTGCGACTATTTTTGTCCCGTAGGCAAGCATCTGCCGGGTATGAAAAGAACCCTGGTTTCCCGTAATTCCCTGCACTATTACCTTCGTATTTTCCCCTATATATATCGCCACTCCACATCCCTCCCTAACTGGTCCGAGCCAGCTCGACAGCTTTCCGAGCCGCCTCGTCCATAGTCCGGTAAGCTTCAATGCCGTGTTCTTTTAATATCTTAACTCCAAGCTCCTCGTTGGTCCCCACCAAACGGATTACTACCGGCACCGGGATATCCTGTTTTTCTTTCACCTGCACGAAAGCATTGGCCACATCATCACAACGGGTAATGCCTCCGAAAATATTGATGAATATCACTTTGGGATTCGTAGCCAGAAGGATTTCTAAGGCCCGGGCAGTCGTTTCTACTCCAGCTCCTCCTCCCGCGTCCAAGAAATTAGCCGGCCGGCCACCATAGTGCTGGATAATGTCTAGAGTGGCCATGGTGATACCGGCTCCGTTGGCCATAATGGCAATATCACCGTCCAGTTCAACATAGGATAGTCCCAACGCATGAGCCTTTTTCTCCGTCTCCGTCTTTTCCTCCACCCTCGGAAGCTCCGGCTGGCGGTACAGCGCCTCATCGTCTATAGTAACCTTCGCATCTGCCGCCAACAACCGGTTGCCGCTCACAACCAGTGGATTAATCTCAACCAGTTCTGCATCGTTCTCCTTAAAAACGCGGTACAGGGCAGTTATAATTTTTGCCGCCTGTTTAGCCATTTCACCGCTCAATCCTAAAAGCCACGCAATATCTCGAGCCATGTACGGTTGTACCCCAATGGTTACATCCACCAACTTCTTTACAATTTTCTCCTCCGGCACTTCTTCTATATCCATTCCACCTTCCGCCGAGGCCAGGATCACCGGCTGTCGAGCCGACCCGTCTACGGTAATGGCTAAATATAGTTCCTGGTCAATAGCAATCTTTTTCTCCACCAGGATTTTTTCTACTTTAAATCCCCTTAATTCCATCCCCAGAAGCTGCTTAGCCTCTGCCACGGCCTCTTCCGGGTTGCAAGCAAACTTTATTCCTCCGGCCTTACCCCTTTTGCCGGTAAGTATTTGAGATTTAAGCACCACTTCTCCCATCTCTGCTGCCGCTCTACCGGCTTCTTCCGGCGTGGACGCTACCAAACCTTGCGGAACCGGTATTCCGTATTTCTTAAATAACTCCTTCCCCATAAACTCATACAGTTTCACCCGGGATCCCTCCTTCTCCATGCATAAAGTACTCTATCTCACATCACTCTAAGCAATTTTCATGCCATTTCATCTTTTTGGTCATATTGTTTTTTTAAAAAACTTTATTTATCTTGTCCTCAGCATTTTCCACGGCCCTAAGATTGCAGTTGGGAAACCCAAAATAATTCTAAAAATTAGATTCGAGAAAAGCACAAAATAAAATGAGTACATATTTTCCCGGTTGTTAACTTGTTTGACAGCAAAATATTCTATCCTTTACAATTTTTCTATTTATTATAATGTGTAATTACAAACTGGCCTTGTATTTTTTCAATTTATTGTAAAGGGTGGCCAGAGATATATTCAAAGCCTGAGCTGCTTTTTTCTTTCCTTCCAGGCTTTCCCCATAGCGAGCTAGGGCCGCTTTCAACATCAATTGTTCCATTTTATCCAACGGCATAACTTCTACATACTGGGTTGACCCGAGTGTTTCAAACTGTCCTATGTACTGCGACAGGTGCTTGTGGGATAGGATATCATCCTCTGCCGTCACCATGGCCCGCTCAATTACATTTTCCAGCTCCCTAACATTGCCCGGCCAATGGTAATTAACCAAAAGTTGGATGGCTTCGGGAGAGATCCCCCGTACCCTTTTCCCCAATTTTCGGTTAAACTTAACAATTAAATGCTCAATTAAAGGCGGAATATCTTCTTTTCTTTCTCTCAAGGGAGGAATATAAAGTTCCACTACGTTGAGCCGGTAGTAGAG contains:
- a CDS encoding acyl-CoA carboxylase subunit beta → MAMEDMIKLLAEKKAKILQGGGEKRVKKQHEAGKLTARERIKLLLDEGSFVEIDQFVTHRCTEFGMDQVEAPGEGVVTGYGTIDGRLVYVYAQDFTVIGGTLGEMHAAKICKVLDMAMKMGAPVIGMNDSGGARIQEGVDALNGYGEIFKRNTLASGVIPQISVIMGPCAGGAVYSPALTDYIFMVEGTSQMFITGPQVIKAVTGEEISVEELGGARTHNQISGVAHFQAQSEEECVMMIKRLLSFIPSNNLEDPPVVECTDPVDRCDEGLREVVPDDPNKPYDVRDVIVPIIDNGDFFEIHQGWAQNIIIGFGRLNGRTVGIIANQPKVLAGCLDINASDKASRFVRFCDAFNIPLLTLVDTPGYLPGTEQEYGGIIRHGAKLLYAYSEATVPKLTLVLRKAYGGAYLAMCAKALGADQAFAWPSAEIAVMGPEGAANIIFRKEIQAADNPPEVRQQKIQEYREKFANPYVAASRGFIDIVLDPKETRPYLIKALETLLTKRENRPGKKHGNIPV
- the mce gene encoding methylmalonyl-CoA epimerase; the protein is MVLKIDHVGIAVKSIEEARKLYEDVLGLKITETEVVPEQKVKVAFLPVGDSEVELLESTEPDGPVAKFIEKNGEGIQHIAFRVENIEEKLEELKKEGIRLIDEKPRRGAGGAKIAFLHPKVTHGTLIELCERD
- a CDS encoding cobalamin B12-binding domain-containing protein — translated: MSEKPIRVLIAKAGLDGHDRGAKVIARALRDAGMEVIYTGLRQTPEQIVETAIQEDVQVIGISSLSGAHMHLFPPVVELLREKGIHDVLVIGGGIIPEEDIPYLKEAGIAEVFTPGTPTSAIIKYIREHVGSTSEE
- a CDS encoding acyl-CoA mutase large subunit family protein, giving the protein MFDKTKLEELEGREQKWKDQVKSKIERYPERREEFETDSKITIERLYTPVSLKDFDYGEDLGFPGEYPFTRGVQPTMYRGRLWTMRQYAGFGTAEETNQRFKYLLEQGQTGLSVAFDLPTQIGYDSDHMLARGEVGKVGVAIDSLQDMETLFDGIPLDQVSTSMTINAPAAIILAMYIAVAEKQGVPPHKLKGTIQNDILKEYVARGTYIFPPGPSMRLITDIFAYCAKNVPNWNTISISGYHIREAGSTAVQEIAFTLANGIAYVQAAIDAGLDVDQFAPRLSFFFNAHLNFFEEIAKFRAARRIWAKIMKERFGAKNPRSMMLRFHTQTAGCTLTAQQPSVNIIRVAFQALSAVLGGTQSLHTNSYDEALALPSEESVLIALRTQQVIAHEIGVTDTVDPLGGSYFIESLTNQIEENVWKYIEEIDKMGGAPKAIEKGYMQKEIQDSAYRYQQAVESGEKVVIGVNKFKMKEEPPKGLLKVDPAVVERQIEKLKKLKEERDPRQVAEALKHLRSAACSDENLMPAILEAVKAYATLGEICNVLREVFGEYQQQIVV
- the sucD gene encoding succinate--CoA ligase subunit alpha, whose translation is MAIYIGENTKVIVQGITGNQGSFHTRQMLAYGTKIVAGVSPGKGGQTVEGVPVYDTVAAAMEEHGADASVLFIPAPFAKDAAFEAIDAGIKVVVIITEHIPVHDEMEIIAFARRRGVTVVGPNTFGIISSGKCKIGIMPNQFFVPGEVGVVSRSGTLSYEIVANLKAAGMGTSTVVGLGGDRVVGLNFKDVLEKFEEDEETKAVVMVGEIGGSAEEEAAAFIKEHISKPVVAYLAGKSAPPGKRMGHAGAIIERGKGTFEGKVKALTEAGVRVAELPFEVPQLLREVLEFRAQ
- the sucC gene encoding ADP-forming succinate--CoA ligase subunit beta codes for the protein MKLYEFMGKELFKKYGIPVPQGLVASTPEEAGRAAAEMGEVVLKSQILTGKRGKAGGIKFACNPEEAVAEAKQLLGMELRGFKVEKILVEKKIAIDQELYLAITVDGSARQPVILASAEGGMDIEEVPEEKIVKKLVDVTIGVQPYMARDIAWLLGLSGEMAKQAAKIITALYRVFKENDAELVEINPLVVSGNRLLAADAKVTIDDEALYRQPELPRVEEKTETEKKAHALGLSYVELDGDIAIMANGAGITMATLDIIQHYGGRPANFLDAGGGAGVETTARALEILLATNPKVIFINIFGGITRCDDVANAFVQVKEKQDIPVPVVIRLVGTNEELGVKILKEHGIEAYRTMDEAARKAVELARTS